A region of Bombilactobacillus folatiphilus DNA encodes the following proteins:
- the thiI gene encoding tRNA uracil 4-sulfurtransferase ThiI — translation MEYTEVMIRYGELSTKGKNRRSFIDRLHGNVEKVLQPYPQVRIHPKRDRMHINLHGADAQGVMERLCVVFGIQNYSPSVQIEKDLGQIKQLALQMVQEQYQVGKTFKIATKRADHDFEYDTNQINLAVGDYVSEHIPEIQAEMRHPDIKIQIEIRMDGAYLSSHTYKGAGGLPVGTAGKAELMLSGGIDSPVAGYLAMKRGVEIEMVHFYSPPYTSEHALQKAKDLTVKLAKYVGHIQFIQVPFTEIQETIKQKVPEGYLMTIQRRFMLRLTDLIRQKRQGLAIFNGESVGQVASQTLESMAAINDVTTTPIVRPVATMDKTEIIKIAEEIDTFNLSIQPFEDCCTIFAPPRPKTKPNLKKARQYESLLDIDGLIERSLAGIEVTNITPFDNFLDQEDEEITSLL, via the coding sequence ATGGAATATACAGAAGTTATGATTCGTTATGGCGAGTTGTCAACTAAGGGTAAAAATCGGCGTAGCTTTATTGATCGATTGCATGGTAATGTTGAAAAAGTTTTACAACCTTATCCGCAAGTTAGGATTCATCCTAAGCGAGATCGGATGCATATTAACTTGCATGGTGCTGATGCTCAAGGCGTAATGGAGCGATTATGCGTTGTTTTCGGCATTCAAAATTATTCACCCAGTGTGCAAATTGAGAAGGATTTGGGGCAAATTAAACAATTAGCTTTGCAAATGGTTCAAGAGCAATATCAAGTTGGGAAAACATTTAAAATCGCTACTAAAAGGGCAGATCATGATTTTGAATATGATACAAATCAAATCAATTTGGCGGTAGGCGACTATGTCAGTGAACATATTCCCGAAATTCAAGCTGAAATGCGTCATCCTGATATTAAAATTCAAATCGAAATTCGTATGGATGGAGCTTATTTGTCTAGTCATACTTATAAGGGTGCCGGTGGGTTGCCTGTTGGCACCGCGGGTAAAGCAGAATTGATGTTGTCTGGTGGAATTGATTCGCCTGTGGCTGGTTACTTGGCGATGAAACGGGGCGTGGAAATTGAAATGGTACATTTTTACAGCCCACCGTATACCAGCGAGCATGCGTTACAGAAAGCTAAGGATTTGACAGTTAAGTTGGCTAAATATGTGGGGCACATTCAATTTATTCAAGTTCCGTTTACGGAAATTCAAGAGACAATTAAGCAAAAAGTTCCTGAAGGTTATTTAATGACTATTCAGCGTCGTTTTATGTTACGATTAACAGATTTGATTCGGCAAAAACGGCAGGGTTTAGCGATTTTTAACGGTGAATCTGTTGGACAGGTTGCTTCACAAACTTTGGAAAGTATGGCAGCCATTAATGATGTCACAACGACTCCGATTGTACGTCCAGTGGCTACAATGGACAAAACTGAAATTATCAAGATTGCTGAAGAGATTGATACATTTAATCTCTCAATTCAACCATTTGAAGATTGTTGTACGATTTTTGCACCGCCGCGCCCCAAGACCAAACCTAATCTGAAAAAAGCTCGTCAGTATGAATCATTGTTAGATATTGATGGCTTAATTGAGCGTTCTTTGGCTGGAATTGAGGTTACTAATATTACACCATTTGATAATTTTTTAGATCAAGAAGATGAGGAAATTACGTCACTGTTATAA
- a CDS encoding septation ring formation regulator EzrA, with protein sequence MIFFILLILIIIFLIVGFIYFYQKNLKTIDQLTDKFDQTQQQNLDAIVDQLADLKLAGSSLVNFQNDKTIYHQQKKEITMLQTQLINASEKNASFRVISAWNQLKQINANLVSQSSALDQSVQGLRQLFDSVQQNQVSLKQAQEELARLQNNLTQQSTILGAPVASLQQLLDDISQMFEQAIEKINQGDALAADQDLQQINQHLQKYRQQFTAVQERLVIDYSEQIEELQSAEKKMQVAGIRLGDPQIETELQKIKQLIIEMNQELANLQLDQFDNKNQQIKKLIDYLYERITDEWRAKRKVQKSQTIIGNFIRHAEKQNHVLKQKINQLLEEYVVHDEERQTVNFNSQKLGQIKGDYQEQLKLIREEHAIFSQVWQQLQSFNQQLQEIEQQQIKVEQNLDGLTHGKEVAEANYHSFVMKLSQLKRQIAVLRLNGTSKSYHDDLQMVQKEVQTVGDMLTQVPVDVEELTKQLFVTQEDLNNFDQITQQLIADVQITGRLLQYANRYVNTVPEVRQAADAAQADYDQQFDYQTALETISNALEKVEPGSAQRIIDLYHEDHS encoded by the coding sequence GTGATATTTTTTATTCTATTGATTTTAATTATTATCTTCTTAATTGTGGGTTTTATATATTTTTACCAAAAAAATTTAAAGACGATTGACCAATTAACGGACAAATTTGATCAGACGCAACAACAGAATTTAGATGCAATTGTTGATCAATTAGCTGATTTAAAATTGGCGGGATCTAGTTTGGTTAATTTTCAAAATGATAAAACTATTTATCATCAACAAAAAAAAGAGATTACGATGTTACAAACGCAACTTATTAATGCTTCTGAAAAGAATGCTAGTTTCCGTGTTATTTCAGCATGGAATCAATTGAAGCAGATTAATGCGAATTTAGTCTCCCAAAGTTCTGCTCTGGATCAGTCTGTTCAAGGCTTACGCCAGCTGTTTGACAGTGTTCAACAAAATCAAGTTAGTCTGAAGCAAGCACAAGAGGAATTAGCACGATTACAAAATAATTTAACACAGCAAAGTACTATCTTAGGGGCGCCGGTGGCATCTTTACAGCAATTGTTGGATGATATTTCACAAATGTTTGAGCAGGCTATTGAAAAAATTAATCAGGGTGATGCCTTAGCGGCAGATCAAGATTTGCAACAAATTAATCAACATTTACAAAAATATCGCCAACAATTCACAGCCGTGCAGGAACGTTTAGTGATTGACTATTCTGAACAGATAGAAGAGTTGCAAAGTGCAGAAAAGAAGATGCAGGTTGCGGGAATTCGGCTTGGTGATCCTCAAATTGAGACGGAACTGCAAAAAATTAAGCAACTCATTATTGAAATGAATCAAGAGTTGGCCAATCTGCAATTGGATCAATTTGATAATAAGAATCAGCAAATCAAAAAATTAATTGATTATCTGTATGAACGAATTACGGATGAGTGGCGTGCTAAACGGAAAGTACAGAAGAGTCAGACAATAATTGGCAATTTTATCCGCCATGCTGAAAAACAGAATCATGTATTAAAGCAGAAGATTAATCAGTTACTTGAGGAATATGTGGTTCATGATGAAGAACGGCAGACGGTTAATTTTAATTCACAAAAGTTGGGACAAATCAAAGGCGATTACCAAGAACAATTAAAATTGATTCGTGAGGAGCATGCAATTTTTTCACAAGTTTGGCAACAGTTGCAAAGTTTTAACCAGCAGTTACAAGAAATTGAGCAACAACAAATTAAAGTGGAACAAAATTTGGATGGCTTGACTCACGGCAAAGAGGTTGCAGAAGCTAATTATCATTCTTTTGTTATGAAGTTGAGTCAGTTGAAAAGACAAATAGCAGTTTTACGACTTAATGGTACTTCTAAAAGTTACCATGATGATTTGCAGATGGTGCAAAAAGAAGTCCAAACGGTGGGAGATATGTTGACACAGGTGCCAGTTGATGTGGAAGAACTTACGAAGCAGTTATTTGTGACACAGGAAGATTTAAATAATTTTGATCAAATTACGCAACAATTAATCGCCGATGTACAAATTACGGGACGACTGTTACAATATGCTAACAGGTACGTTAATACAGTTCCAGAAGTCCGACAAGCAGCAGATGCTGCGCAAGCTGATTATGATCAACAATTTGATTATCAAACTGCGCTTGAAACGATTAGCAATGCTTTAGAGAAAGTTGAACCAGGATCGGCTCAGCGAATTATTGATTTGTACCATGAGGATCATTCTTAA
- a CDS encoding valine--tRNA ligase — MSNQETTMAPKYDHNEVENGRYQQWVDAGLFKPSGDQKAKPYSIVIPPPNVTGKLHLGHAWDTTLQDILIRQKRMQGFDTLYLPGMDHAGIATQAKVEAKLRAEGKTRFDLGRDDFVKEVWKWKEEYAQIIRSQWAKMGLSLDYSRERFTLDEGLSKAVRKVFVDLYNKGLIYRGEYIINWDPELQTALSDIEVEHQDDAGAFYHVKYPFADGSGFIEIATTRPETMPGDVAIAVYPGDERYQDVVGKEVILPLFGRKLPIIEDHYVDPEFGTGMVKITPAHDPNDFKVGNRHDLERINVMNADGSMNENAGKYAGMDRFAARKAIAQDLKEQGYLLKEEPITHSVGHSERSGVQVEPRLSTQWFVKMQPLAEMVLKNQQTKGKVNFVPERFENTFEQWMSNVHDWVISRQLWWGHRIPAWYHKQTGEMYVGETAPEDAQNWEQDPDVLDTWFSSALWPFSTLGWPDEESSDFKRYFPTNALVTGYDIIFFWVARMVFEGLEFTGERPFKDVLIHGLMRDEKGRKMSKSLGNGIDPMDVIDKYGVDALRWFLITGSAPGQDTRFSYEKVSAAWNFINKIWNASRFVIMNLEDTQPQLPAVEQLDLTDQWILSELNTTVENVLRLSDNYEFGEVGRALYNFVWNEFCDWYIELSKATLNGDNEQKKTAKRQVLAYILDQILRLLHPIMPFVTEKIWLTMPHTGQSLVVAEYPVVHKELAQPQAVEQMQTVIELIQAIRQIRSQANAPLANPIDILIKPQDETKLSLINSSQEYIERLGHPKQLMIALDLQAPKLAMSAVVDGAEIYIPLAELVNLEEEIQRQEKELAKVRKDIDFLTGKLNNQGFVAHAPAQVIDQQKAKLNDARKRQTKIQARIAELKQNDD; from the coding sequence ATGTCGAATCAAGAAACAACTATGGCACCAAAATATGATCATAACGAAGTGGAGAATGGTCGTTATCAACAATGGGTGGATGCAGGTTTGTTTAAACCTAGCGGTGATCAAAAAGCAAAACCTTATTCTATCGTAATTCCTCCGCCAAATGTAACGGGTAAATTACATTTGGGCCATGCTTGGGATACAACTTTGCAGGATATTCTGATTCGCCAAAAGCGTATGCAAGGTTTTGATACTTTATATTTACCTGGAATGGATCATGCAGGAATTGCGACCCAAGCTAAGGTAGAGGCTAAACTGCGCGCGGAAGGTAAAACGCGATTTGATTTAGGTCGTGATGATTTTGTCAAAGAAGTCTGGAAGTGGAAAGAAGAATACGCACAGATTATTCGTTCACAATGGGCTAAAATGGGCCTATCATTAGACTATTCGCGTGAACGGTTTACCTTGGATGAAGGCCTATCTAAGGCAGTCCGGAAAGTTTTTGTTGATTTATATAATAAGGGCTTGATTTATCGTGGTGAATACATCATTAACTGGGATCCTGAGTTGCAAACCGCATTATCAGATATTGAGGTAGAACACCAAGATGATGCAGGAGCCTTTTATCATGTGAAATATCCTTTTGCAGATGGATCCGGTTTTATTGAAATTGCAACAACACGTCCGGAAACGATGCCTGGCGATGTTGCGATTGCAGTTTATCCAGGTGATGAACGTTATCAAGATGTTGTCGGTAAAGAAGTTATTTTACCGTTATTTGGTCGTAAATTGCCGATTATCGAGGACCATTATGTTGATCCTGAATTTGGAACTGGAATGGTCAAAATTACGCCAGCACATGATCCCAATGACTTTAAAGTCGGTAATCGTCATGATTTAGAACGGATTAATGTCATGAATGCTGATGGGAGCATGAACGAGAATGCGGGCAAATATGCGGGGATGGATCGTTTTGCTGCACGTAAAGCAATTGCTCAGGATTTAAAGGAACAAGGCTATTTATTAAAAGAAGAGCCGATTACGCATAGTGTTGGCCATTCTGAACGTTCAGGTGTTCAGGTTGAGCCACGTTTATCAACACAATGGTTTGTCAAAATGCAACCGCTGGCTGAAATGGTATTGAAAAATCAGCAAACTAAAGGCAAAGTTAATTTTGTTCCAGAACGTTTTGAAAATACGTTTGAACAATGGATGAGCAATGTACATGACTGGGTTATTTCGCGTCAATTATGGTGGGGACATCGGATTCCAGCTTGGTATCATAAGCAAACTGGTGAAATGTATGTAGGTGAGACAGCCCCAGAAGATGCCCAAAATTGGGAACAAGATCCAGATGTGTTGGATACTTGGTTTTCTAGTGCGTTATGGCCATTTTCAACCCTAGGTTGGCCTGATGAAGAGTCTTCAGACTTTAAACGCTATTTTCCAACGAATGCTTTGGTAACAGGTTACGATATTATCTTTTTCTGGGTTGCCCGAATGGTCTTTGAAGGATTAGAGTTTACTGGAGAACGACCATTTAAGGATGTTTTGATCCATGGTTTAATGCGCGATGAAAAAGGTCGTAAAATGAGTAAATCTTTGGGAAATGGGATTGATCCCATGGATGTGATTGATAAATATGGCGTTGATGCATTGCGTTGGTTTTTGATTACTGGTTCTGCGCCGGGGCAAGATACGCGCTTTAGTTATGAAAAAGTGAGTGCAGCATGGAACTTTATCAATAAAATTTGGAATGCAAGCCGTTTTGTGATCATGAATCTTGAAGATACACAACCGCAATTACCAGCAGTTGAGCAGTTAGATTTAACGGATCAGTGGATTTTGTCAGAATTGAATACAACTGTCGAAAATGTGTTGCGTCTCTCAGATAATTATGAATTCGGTGAAGTGGGACGGGCTTTGTACAATTTTGTTTGGAATGAGTTTTGTGATTGGTATATTGAATTAAGCAAGGCTACCTTAAATGGAGACAATGAACAGAAAAAAACTGCTAAGCGGCAAGTTTTGGCTTATATTTTGGATCAAATTTTGCGTTTACTGCATCCAATTATGCCTTTTGTAACGGAAAAAATTTGGTTAACAATGCCTCATACTGGTCAATCCTTAGTTGTAGCTGAATATCCGGTAGTACACAAGGAATTGGCGCAACCACAGGCAGTTGAACAAATGCAGACTGTGATTGAATTAATTCAGGCGATTAGGCAAATTCGCTCGCAAGCTAATGCGCCATTAGCTAATCCCATTGATATTTTGATCAAGCCGCAAGATGAAACTAAATTATCTTTAATTAATAGTAGTCAAGAATATATTGAGCGATTAGGACATCCCAAACAGCTAATGATTGCGCTAGATTTACAAGCTCCAAAATTAGCCATGAGTGCAGTAGTTGACGGTGCAGAAATTTATATTCCGTTGGCGGAATTAGTTAATTTGGAAGAAGAAATTCAGCGTCAAGAAAAAGAATTGGCTAAGGTTCGAAAAGATATTGATTTCTTAACGGGTAAATTAAATAATCAAGGTTTTGTTGCCCATGCTCCAGCGCAAGTCATTGATCAACAAAAAGCAAAATTAAATGATGCTAGGAAGCGTCAAACAAAGATTCAGGCTAGAATTGCTGAATTAAAGCAAAATGACGATTAA
- a CDS encoding JAB domain-containing protein produces MQKKTNDNWLPQNLTISQLLMLILDQTLAEDVRLTIVQQLAAYSAGFTDLLKLRQLSRGQITYLSFEDLRRLQAILEISTRLNYQNQLSVGQIFSTQQLGKHLIKKWCQTDHEELLGFFFDAQRQLLCEQVIFMGSLDQALVHPREIMQIALNLPCKYFVVAHNHPSGNLTPSNADITFTQRLATCGHCLEIELVDHLIIGKNNFSSFRQLELL; encoded by the coding sequence ATGCAGAAGAAAACTAACGACAATTGGTTGCCGCAGAATTTGACAATTTCTCAATTGTTAATGTTAATCTTGGACCAAACTTTAGCAGAAGATGTTAGATTGACAATTGTCCAACAATTAGCTGCTTATAGTGCTGGTTTCACGGATTTATTGAAGTTAAGACAATTATCCAGAGGGCAGATCACTTATTTATCGTTTGAGGATCTAAGGCGTCTACAAGCAATTTTGGAGATAAGTACGCGTTTGAATTATCAAAATCAATTATCTGTGGGACAAATTTTTTCCACGCAACAATTGGGTAAACATCTAATCAAGAAATGGTGTCAAACAGATCATGAGGAATTGTTAGGCTTCTTTTTTGACGCACAACGACAATTATTATGTGAACAGGTGATTTTCATGGGCTCACTAGATCAGGCATTGGTGCATCCTCGTGAAATTATGCAGATAGCATTGAATTTACCTTGTAAATACTTTGTTGTGGCACACAATCATCCTAGTGGCAATTTAACTCCATCAAATGCGGATATTACTTTTACTCAACGTTTGGCAACGTGTGGTCATTGCTTAGAGATCGAATTAGTTGATCATCTCATTATTGGCAAAAATAATTTCAGCAGTTTTCGACAATTAGAACTGTTGTAA
- a CDS encoding bifunctional folylpolyglutamate synthase/dihydrofolate synthase: MKLTNYEKALNYIHNLPRLHETNNLKFVRQALEYLDNPQDQIATVHVTGTNGKGTTCYYLTQFLINNGDKVATFTSPYVEQFTERFQIDEIPVSPETIVDLTRQVDQVVKQIKKQDSEFYLVEFEFLVVMMFLLCVQEQVDWGIIEAGIGGQHDKTNVIHPKLSIITNVGLDHMKLIGPTLEDIAREKAGVIKQDVPILLGDITPDVLSIFLETAKQKQAPVFKFRDDFTISNVKMRESKTTFFTWQDPNYLWKNLQLNTISKTQLQDVALAIKAYVTLVSHPDVNDIQRGLRVYGLPARMQFLSEEPLIILDGAHNLPAITQLLADIQPLKQSKRLIVLYAAMQDKQRDAILTSISKVATQIFVTQLTEQRSAKEMDYQLPKQAIFVPSWRLAFGQAVNSLDNDSLLLICGSLHFAGDILRLLKEN; this comes from the coding sequence ATGAAGCTTACTAATTACGAAAAGGCGTTAAACTATATTCATAATTTGCCTAGACTGCATGAAACTAATAATTTAAAGTTTGTGAGACAAGCGCTAGAGTATTTGGATAATCCTCAGGATCAAATTGCGACAGTTCATGTTACGGGCACTAATGGTAAGGGGACAACTTGTTATTATTTAACGCAATTTTTGATTAATAATGGTGATAAAGTGGCGACATTCACTTCACCATATGTTGAACAATTTACAGAACGGTTTCAAATTGACGAAATTCCTGTGTCTCCCGAAACAATTGTTGATTTGACAAGACAGGTGGATCAAGTAGTTAAACAAATTAAGAAGCAAGATTCTGAATTTTATTTAGTGGAATTTGAGTTTTTAGTAGTGATGATGTTTTTATTATGTGTTCAGGAACAAGTAGATTGGGGAATTATTGAGGCTGGGATTGGTGGCCAGCATGATAAGACGAATGTTATTCACCCCAAATTATCAATCATCACTAATGTAGGGTTGGACCATATGAAATTGATTGGCCCTACTTTAGAAGATATTGCTCGTGAAAAAGCTGGTGTTATCAAGCAGGATGTCCCTATCCTTTTGGGAGATATAACACCGGATGTTTTGTCCATTTTTTTAGAGACTGCAAAACAAAAACAAGCACCTGTGTTCAAATTTAGAGATGATTTTACAATATCAAACGTTAAAATGCGCGAATCCAAGACAACTTTCTTTACTTGGCAAGATCCAAACTATCTATGGAAGAATCTGCAATTGAATACGATTTCAAAAACACAATTACAAGATGTTGCTTTGGCTATCAAAGCCTACGTTACTTTAGTTTCACATCCTGATGTAAATGATATTCAGCGTGGATTAAGAGTTTACGGTTTGCCTGCGCGGATGCAGTTTCTAAGCGAAGAACCATTGATTATCTTAGATGGAGCTCATAATTTACCGGCGATCACTCAATTATTAGCAGATATCCAACCTTTAAAGCAGTCCAAACGTTTGATTGTTTTGTACGCGGCGATGCAGGACAAACAGCGAGATGCTATTTTAACGTCTATTTCCAAAGTTGCAACACAAATTTTTGTTACTCAATTAACTGAGCAACGTTCGGCTAAAGAAATGGATTATCAATTACCCAAACAAGCGATTTTTGTACCTTCTTGGCGCCTAGCGTTTGGGCAGGCGGTTAATAGCCTAGACAACGATAGTTTGCTTTTAATTTGCGGGTCGTTACATTTTGCGGGAGATATTTTACGATTACTCAAAGAAAATTAA
- a CDS encoding rod shape-determining protein: MRSRKVGIDLGTANTIVYVDGQGIVLREPSVVAKKSTTGEVVAVGSDARAMIGRTPGSIQAIRPMKDGVIADYDTTAAMMKYFLSKVVGNSKPNVMVCVPSGVTEVEKRAVIEATQNAGANEAYLIEEPFAAAIGAGLPVMDPTGSMVVDIGGGTTDVATISLGGIVSSRSIRMAGDKFDESIIAYVRQNFSLLIGERTAEQMKIEIGSASIESAKQLGEMSIRGRDLISGLPKTVDLSAQNVAEAIHEDIEEIVTAIKETLEATSPEIAADIIDHGIVLTGGGALLKNLADVISDSTKVPVFVAQDALDCVAIGTGESLKNLDVIKRHK; this comes from the coding sequence ATGCGTTCGCGAAAAGTTGGGATAGATTTAGGAACCGCAAATACCATCGTGTATGTTGATGGACAAGGAATTGTTTTACGTGAACCCTCTGTGGTCGCCAAAAAGTCTACGACTGGTGAAGTTGTTGCTGTTGGCTCAGATGCTAGAGCAATGATTGGACGAACACCTGGGAGTATTCAAGCAATTCGTCCAATGAAAGACGGTGTTATTGCCGATTATGATACGACAGCGGCAATGATGAAATATTTTTTATCAAAAGTAGTAGGTAATTCAAAGCCGAACGTGATGGTTTGTGTGCCTAGTGGTGTGACGGAAGTTGAAAAAAGAGCTGTCATTGAAGCAACGCAAAATGCTGGTGCAAACGAAGCTTACTTGATTGAAGAGCCTTTTGCAGCTGCTATTGGTGCTGGTTTACCAGTGATGGATCCCACGGGTAGTATGGTGGTTGATATCGGTGGTGGTACAACTGATGTGGCAACTATTTCATTAGGTGGTATTGTTTCCAGTCGTTCGATTCGGATGGCTGGTGATAAGTTTGATGAATCCATTATTGCGTACGTAAGGCAGAATTTTAGTTTATTGATTGGTGAACGCACTGCTGAACAAATGAAAATTGAAATTGGTTCTGCTTCAATTGAAAGTGCTAAGCAACTGGGTGAAATGAGTATTAGAGGCCGTGATTTAATTAGTGGTTTACCCAAAACGGTTGATTTATCTGCTCAAAATGTTGCAGAAGCTATTCACGAGGATATTGAGGAAATCGTGACAGCTATTAAAGAGACTTTGGAGGCTACTTCTCCAGAAATAGCTGCGGATATTATTGATCATGGCATCGTCTTAACCGGTGGGGGTGCCCTATTAAAAAATTTAGCCGATGTAATTTCTGACTCTACTAAGGTACCAGTCTTTGTTGCGCAAGATGCTTTGGATTGTGTCGCTATTGGTACAGGCGAATCTTTAAAAAATCTTGATGTAATAAAGCGTCATAAATAA
- a CDS encoding cysteine desulfurase family protein: MIYFDNSATTLIEPSVLKTYQQVSTDYWGNPSSLHHLGDKATQILAASRKQIADNLGCLPEEIYFTSGGSEGDNWIIKGTAIEKQVFGKHIVTSQIEHPAVTKTLQQLEKLGFEVTYLPVNKDGHVAASDVQAAIRPDTILVTIMGVNNEVGAIQPIAEIGKILEAYPNIHFHVDAVQTVGKNLRQQLFSPRVDFATFSGHKFHAPRGTGFIYAKKHRKIASLINGGGQENNWRGGTENTPAIVAMARAWRLATTDEAIKAQKQQQLRQMLFEHLNTLKNAVIFSRMDAGFAPHILCFALKGVRGETIVHAFEEYGIYLSTTSACSSRNGEESITLKAMHVPDALATSAVRVSLDEMNTIEEMRSFIVALDKIYQHFQVLN, encoded by the coding sequence ATGATTTATTTCGATAATAGTGCCACAACATTAATTGAGCCATCAGTTTTAAAGACTTATCAGCAAGTTAGTACGGATTATTGGGGTAATCCCTCTAGTTTGCACCATTTAGGCGATAAAGCAACGCAGATTTTGGCTGCTAGCCGCAAGCAGATTGCGGACAATTTAGGTTGTTTACCAGAAGAAATTTATTTTACTAGTGGCGGTTCTGAGGGTGATAATTGGATTATTAAGGGTACTGCTATTGAAAAGCAAGTCTTTGGTAAGCATATTGTTACGTCGCAAATTGAGCATCCAGCGGTGACAAAAACATTACAGCAGTTAGAAAAATTAGGGTTTGAAGTAACCTATTTGCCAGTGAATAAAGATGGTCATGTAGCGGCGTCGGATGTTCAGGCAGCGATTCGACCAGATACTATTTTGGTAACGATTATGGGTGTCAATAATGAAGTTGGCGCAATCCAGCCGATTGCTGAAATTGGCAAAATTCTGGAAGCTTATCCTAATATTCATTTTCATGTTGATGCCGTTCAAACTGTAGGCAAAAATCTCAGACAACAATTGTTTAGTCCGAGAGTTGATTTTGCAACTTTTTCAGGGCATAAATTTCATGCACCACGTGGAACGGGTTTTATTTATGCTAAAAAGCATCGCAAAATAGCATCATTGATTAACGGTGGTGGTCAAGAAAATAATTGGCGTGGTGGGACTGAAAATACGCCTGCCATTGTAGCTATGGCTAGAGCTTGGCGGTTGGCTACAACTGATGAAGCTATTAAAGCTCAAAAGCAGCAACAATTAAGACAGATGCTGTTTGAGCATTTAAATACTTTAAAGAATGCAGTTATTTTTTCACGTATGGATGCAGGCTTTGCACCGCATATTTTGTGTTTTGCGTTAAAAGGTGTGCGTGGTGAAACGATTGTTCACGCTTTTGAAGAGTATGGTATTTATTTATCCACAACCAGTGCTTGTTCATCACGAAATGGTGAAGAATCTATTACGCTTAAAGCTATGCATGTTCCAGATGCGTTGGCTACGAGTGCAGTGCGGGTCAGTTTAGATGAGATGAACACAATTGAGGAAATGCGCTCATTTATTGTTGCTCTGGATAAAATTTATCAGCATTTTCAAGTATTAAATTAG
- a CDS encoding 2-dehydropantoate 2-reductase, whose product MRIAVVGVGAMGNRFGYALSQAGNDVTLVDGWQPNVEAIRQNGLRANLNGEEVQTPLPIYYPSEVNQIEEPVDLIVVFTKSYQLEEYFDQIKPLLTPQTYVLCLMNGMGHENILEKYVDQNLLLIGVTMFTAGLDKPGHAQLFGDGNVEIQNLGPKGETFAKKVVETLSQAKLNAKYSTSARYSIWRKACVNGTLNSLCSLLECNMGELGQTKEAKTYLKDIIAEFAAVAKHENIVLDQDEVFHHIDETFYGNIANHYPSMYQDLVKNHRMTEIDFINGAVWRRGQKYGVPTPECRLLTQLIHSKEQLVGAKLD is encoded by the coding sequence ATGAGAATTGCAGTCGTAGGTGTTGGTGCGATGGGAAACCGTTTTGGTTATGCGTTATCCCAAGCAGGTAATGATGTTACTTTAGTTGATGGTTGGCAACCCAATGTTGAAGCTATTAGACAAAATGGTTTGCGAGCTAATCTAAACGGTGAAGAGGTGCAGACCCCTTTGCCTATTTATTATCCTAGTGAAGTTAATCAAATTGAGGAACCTGTTGATTTAATTGTTGTTTTCACTAAGTCGTATCAATTAGAGGAATATTTTGACCAAATTAAACCGCTTCTGACTCCACAAACTTATGTTTTATGCCTGATGAATGGCATGGGTCATGAAAATATTTTAGAAAAGTATGTGGATCAAAATTTGTTATTGATTGGTGTTACCATGTTTACTGCTGGTTTGGATAAGCCAGGTCATGCACAATTATTCGGCGATGGCAATGTAGAAATTCAAAACCTGGGACCTAAAGGTGAGACTTTTGCTAAAAAAGTGGTGGAAACTTTGAGTCAAGCAAAGTTGAATGCTAAATATAGTACTAGTGCACGCTACTCTATTTGGCGCAAAGCTTGTGTGAATGGGACCTTGAATTCACTTTGTTCGCTTTTGGAGTGTAATATGGGTGAATTAGGTCAAACTAAAGAAGCCAAAACTTATTTAAAGGATATCATTGCAGAATTTGCAGCAGTTGCAAAGCATGAGAACATTGTATTGGATCAAGATGAAGTTTTTCATCATATTGACGAAACTTTTTACGGTAATATTGCTAATCATTATCCTTCTATGTATCAAGATTTAGTCAAAAATCATCGTATGACAGAGATTGATTTTATTAATGGTGCGGTATGGCGACGTGGTCAAAAATATGGTGTACCAACACCTGAATGTCGTTTACTAACCCAATTAATTCACAGTAAGGAACAATTAGTTGGGGCAAAATTAGATTAA